From the Thamnophis elegans isolate rThaEle1 chromosome 11, rThaEle1.pri, whole genome shotgun sequence genome, one window contains:
- the LOC116514694 gene encoding LOW QUALITY PROTEIN: arginine and glutamate-rich protein 1-like (The sequence of the model RefSeq protein was modified relative to this genomic sequence to represent the inferred CDS: inserted 2 bases in 2 codons; deleted 5 bases in 4 codons; substituted 1 base at 1 genomic stop codon): MGRSRSRSSSHXKRVKSSKHNKKNRSRSRSRSREKERARKRSKSREAQRSRRRESRSRSRSNTGALRRERERDRERASSPPDRIDIFGRTVSKRSSLDEKQKREEEEKKXEFERQRKIRQQEIEEKLIEEETARRVEELVAKRVEEELEKRKDEIEREVLRRVEEAKRIMEKQLLEELERQRQAELAAQKAREEEERAKREELNEYXKRIQKIAEAQAKLAEEQLKIGEEQRKIHEERMKLEQERQRQQKEEQKMILGKGKTRPKLSFSLKTQIKFQLRTLNENWGKKNLCIVASC; the protein is encoded by the exons ATGGGCCGCTCCCGCTCGCGGAGTTCGTCCC TCAAGCGCGTCAAGAGCTCCAAGCACAACAAGAAA AACCGGAGCCGATCTCGGTCCCGTTCGCGGGAGAAAGAGCGTGCCCGCAAGCGCTCCAAGTCGCGGGAG GCACAGCGGAGCCGCCGGAGGGAATCCCGCTCCAGATCCCGCTCCAACACGGGCGCCCTC CGCCGCGAACGGGAACGCGATCGGGAACGCGCCTCCTCCCCGCCCGACCGCATCGACATCTTCGGCCGGACAGTCAGCAAGAGAAGCAgcctggatgagaagcagaagcgggaggaggaggaaaaga ccGAGTTCGAGCGACAGCGGAAAAT TCGGCAacaagaaatagaagagaaactTATTGAAGAAGAGACC GCCAGAAGAGTGGAGGAACTTGTAGCAAAGCGAGTGGAGGAGGAACTGGAGAAGCGGAAAGATGAAATTGAACGGGAAGTTCTCCGCAGGGTGGAGGAGGCTAAGCGCATCATGGAAAAACAGTTGCTCGAAGAACTCGAGCGACAGCGACAAGCTGAACTTGCTGCACAAAAGGCCAGAGAG GAGGAAGAGCGTGCAAAGCGTGAGGAACTGAACGAATACTAGAAGAGAATACAGAAAATTGCAGAAGCACAAGCTAAATTG GCTGAAGAACAATTGAAAATTGgtgaagaacaaagaaaaattcaTGAGGAGAGGATGAAACTAGAACAAGAAAGACAACGTcaacaaaaggaagaacaaaaaatgATCCTAGGCAAGGGAAAAACTAGGCCAAAACTGTCATTCTCACTAAAGACTCAGATTAAATTTCAGCTCCGAACTCTTAATgaaaattgggggaaaaaaaatctttgtatagTAGCTTCATgttga